The sequence AACGATTCAATAATATCATCCAGGTTATCAGTATATGGCCGGTTATGTCAAAAACATGTTCGGACTTGTCGGATGACGTCATCATCTAGAACATTCTACTGtgcagttgaaaaataaacatcCCAGAGAGCCTTTGAGGCGACAATTTAACGTTAAATggaatggtatttttttttaacctacTGCCAGAAGGTGGCgttaaattaatagtaaaatgaGACTCTAACATTTGTCGACAATTCGTCAGTAAATTACGGACAATTTTCTGTGAAACGGCAGTTTAGAGACCTGAATCTTTTTTACCATTTATAAAGATAACTTACCGGTAATCAAGGTTGACAACATAATGCTCTTATAGACCAGCAGCAACATTTAGAGTTTTTCCGGTAGATGGCAGTGTTATTaggttaatttaattttaaacagaatactctcaaaattatttagatgtttcaaaactaaattataatttttaaatcatttttattgcatCAATTAACATTTTGTAGAATAGAATAAAcgaataaaatagataaataacttataataaatgaataattatttgtaagagctgaatatttttttcttcatgtatCAATCTTGTTGATCTTCGATCGCAGTATCTATTCTTTCTGGTTCATCCTCGCCTCTTTGTACATCTTCACTTGCTGAATACGGTTTCTTGTAGAAACTTTCGTTTACAAATCCTCGTTTTCGTCGCTTTTGAGTAGtgttactgtaatttttacgTTTTGTCCTTGAATTAGTTCTGTTGTACGCAGCCTTTAAAGCTGCTTGAACAACATTTTGGTACGTAGTCACGGTTGTGTTGGAAAACATCGATGAAAaaattcctgaaaaaaaaaattttttaaattaataacagaacaataataacaaacttGTTCAGaagttattttgaaaattgcaATTACAtggacaaaataatttatatactaatAGAAATTGTGTACTAAAGTACTCACCATATAAATCGTGGTCAAGTCTTTtgccgaaaaaaataatattttttttctctgactgctctttgtcatttattttagcCAAGAGTTCCTcagtaaacaaaatattat comes from Microplitis demolitor isolate Queensland-Clemson2020A chromosome 8, iyMicDemo2.1a, whole genome shotgun sequence and encodes:
- the LOC103574263 gene encoding uncharacterized protein LOC103574263 — translated: MEATVHSYEQALRDIVTESRETSQNMIEMGTQLDNNSQVLNNSRLFFGEMKTHVDGLQSQVQRINGRVTPSFLPFKSQEDIDRYEIATPEEINQLKTYVMHFQGQTSLQDNVRYVLQDNILFTEELLAKINDKEQSEKKNIIFFGKRLDHDLYGIFSSMFSNTTVTTYQNVVQAALKAAYNRTNSRTKRKNYSNTTQKRRKRGFVNESFYKKPYSASEDVQRGEDEPERIDTAIEDQQD